In Flavobacterium sp. CBA20B-1, one DNA window encodes the following:
- a CDS encoding sensor histidine kinase encodes MGVKYRKSYKFAAKSAAVISLFSLLLLFLLHYFFHQIDIFFTVTFSLLFFGFCFFVLQYRVERFIYRRIQKIYKEVSILDESVLRNQPITTDMQTLMYEVNKFASEKKVEIESLKVQEEYRREFIGNVAHELKTPLFTVQGYISTLIEGDVKDKEIRKKYLERADKGIERLIDIVNDLDMITKLETNELKLNIQSFDIIELFQSVFDLLEMKADKKDITLMFDKDHYRTILVKGDREKINQVFLNLIDNSIKYGKENGTTEVSIENLTEKKLLVRITDNGFGIEKKHIGRLFERFYRTDSSRSRDIGGSGLGLSIVKHIIEAHNEHIYVESKVGVGSEFSFTIEKAVKE; translated from the coding sequence ATGGGTGTAAAATATCGTAAATCATACAAGTTTGCAGCAAAATCAGCAGCAGTAATCAGTCTATTCAGTTTGCTGCTTTTGTTTCTGTTGCACTATTTTTTTCATCAAATAGACATCTTTTTCACAGTAACTTTTTCGTTACTGTTTTTTGGTTTTTGCTTTTTTGTGTTGCAATACCGTGTGGAACGCTTTATATACCGCCGCATTCAAAAAATTTATAAAGAAGTAAGCATTTTAGATGAATCGGTGTTGCGAAACCAGCCCATAACCACCGATATGCAAACCTTAATGTATGAAGTAAACAAGTTTGCAAGCGAAAAAAAAGTAGAAATAGAATCATTAAAAGTGCAAGAAGAATACCGCCGAGAGTTTATTGGCAATGTGGCACATGAGCTTAAAACACCGCTTTTTACCGTGCAAGGTTATATTTCTACATTAATAGAAGGCGACGTAAAAGATAAAGAAATCCGCAAAAAATACTTAGAACGTGCCGATAAAGGCATTGAACGGTTAATTGACATTGTGAACGATTTGGATATGATTACCAAATTAGAAACCAATGAACTAAAACTGAATATACAATCTTTTGATATCATTGAACTTTTTCAAAGTGTTTTTGATCTTTTGGAAATGAAAGCCGATAAAAAAGACATTACTTTGATGTTTGATAAAGACCATTACCGCACTATTTTGGTGAAAGGCGATCGCGAAAAAATCAATCAAGTGTTTCTTAATTTAATTGATAATTCCATAAAATACGGAAAAGAAAACGGCACCACCGAAGTATCCATAGAAAATCTTACCGAAAAAAAATTACTGGTTCGCATTACAGACAATGGCTTCGGAATAGAAAAAAAACACATCGGTCGCTTGTTTGAACGCTTCTACCGAACCGATAGCAGCCGCTCCCGCGATATTGGTGGCTCTGGTTTAGGACTTTCAATCGTAAAACACATTATAGAAGCCCACAACGAACATATTTATGTGGAAAGCAAAGTGGGCGTTGGCTCTGAGTTTTCGTTTACCATTGAAAAAGCTGTTAAAGAATA